The Clostridium beijerinckii genomic sequence CCCTTTATATGTATATTGCTTTTAGCTAATAGTTTTATGATAACATGTTAGCATTTTATGTCAAGTAAGAGTTTTTAAGACAATAAGTTTCGTAAATTTAAATCGAAAGGTAACTCTAGGAATAAGGAATAATAAAAAATAACAAGTTAAGATGATGCTGTAATACTATAATTAAATAAATATATTTATCAAAAAGATATATTTATTAGTATTAAAGTGTTAATAGCATTTTTAACTTGTTATTTCTGAGCATTTTAGATAGGAAAAAATTCATAATATATAGTTAAGATATATGATTTTCATAAAGAACTTTTATTGTTAATGTCCTTTATGCTTTTCAAGCTTTTTATTTTTTCTTAACTCGAATTTTCTTTGCTCTTCTTGCTCCTTTTGTTCTTTTGATTTTTGTTTGCGTACAATTTTGCTTTGTTCATGCTGTAATTGCATTGCTATTTGGGCTTTAGTTCCTATGCCTTTAACATTAACCTCTTTTCTAATGCTTCGTTGAAGCCTTTTAGGATTAGGTTTTGCTGGTGATTTGAAGTCATCAGACAATACTGGCGAACTAAAATTTAGACGATAGAATTTTTTCAGTATGAGCTCGTAAACTTCCTCGTCTTTTGGTTCTGAGCCGAAGGTAACTTTGCATACCTTATATTCACCATTTTTAATACTTTCAAAGACACCAATCCAAAATGGATCATCAAAAAGAACTGTTAATTTAATTATTGTTATCATAATTAAATCCTCCTGTAGTATATAAATTCACAGAGAATGGACAACCCCAGGAGGGCAGGTTACTGCTATATTATAATATAGGTTCTGACTACCAACAGAAACAGTGTTTTTATCTCTTTAAATATTATTATAGTAGAAGAGTATACTAATGAAAAGAGAGGTTGTTATTAATTATATTTATATTATGTCTTCTATGACTTAGTAGATAATCTAGATAAAGCCTATAAAAATAGAATTATTGATAAGTTTTATAGAGAAATTTAGGTTGAAACATAAAAAAATAGCCAGTTTTAATAAACTGACTACATTTTTTTATTAACTGACTATATTATTTTAGTTGTCCAATCTTCGCAATTCCAAGTTTCTGTTATTATATTTCTATAAAATTCAGGTTCATGCGAAACTAACAGAATTGTTCCTTTATATTCTTTAAGCGCTCTTTTTAACTCATCTTTTGCGTCAACATCTAAGTGATTAGTAGGTTCGTCAAGTATTAATATATTAGTTTCATTATTTATAATTTTACAAAGTCTAACTTTTGCAGCCTCACCACCAGATAGAACTCTTATTTGTGATTCTAATTGCTTAGTTGTAAGTCCACATTTAGCAAGAGCAGCTCTTATTTGATATTGAGTATATCCAGGGAATTCCTGCCATAATTCATCTATACATGTATTGCTATTATTGCCTCTATCTTCTTGTTCGAAATAACCTATGTATTGATAATCTCCTAAATGAACTTCTCCACTTATTGGTTTTATTATACCAAGTAAACTTTTTAGAAGAGTTGATTTACCAAGCCCGTTAGCCCCGACTAATGCTATTTTTTGTCCTCTTTCCATATATAAATTTAATGGTTTTGTAAGAGGAGAGTCATAACCTATAACTAAATCTTTAGTTTCAAAAATAACTTTGCCTGAAGCTCTAGCAGATTTGAAGTTGAATTCTGGCTTTGGCTTTTCTTTTGAAAGTTCAATTATATCCATCTTATCTAGCTTCTTTTGTCTAGATTTAGCCATATTTGCAGTAGCAACATTAGCTTTATTTCTTGCTACGAAATCTTCAAGTCTTGAGATTTCTTTTTGTTGCTTTTCATAAGCAGCTTCTAATTTTTCTTTATTTATTGCATATATCCTTTGGAATTCATCATAATCTCCAACATATCGTGTAAGTTTTCTTTCATCTACATGATATATTAAATTAACTACTGAATTTATAAATGGAACATCATGGGATATTAATATAAACGCATTTTCATATGATTGAAGATATCTTTTTAGCCATTCGATATGTTCTTCATCCAAGTAGTTTGTAGGCTCATCTAAAAGTAAAATATCAGGAGATTGTAATAATAGTTTTCCTAGAAGGATTTTGGTTCTTTGTCCACCAGATAAATCATCAACGTCTTTATCTAACCCTAGGTCTAAAAGCCCAAGACCCTTTGCAACTTCTTCAACTTTTGGATCAATAACATAAAATCCGTTATGATCAAGCATGTCTTGAATTACAGCAGTTCTTTCCAGCATTTTATTTAACTCATCCTCAGTACAATCCCCCATCTTTTCGTATAAAGAATTCATTTCTGCTTCTAGATCAAAAAGATATTTAAAAGCATCTCTTAAGGCATCTCTTATACTTTGACCTTTCATTAATGCTGC encodes the following:
- a CDS encoding ABC-F family ATP-binding cassette domain-containing protein → MSILTVKNMNHGFGDRAIFEDVSFRLLKGEHVGLIGANGEGKSTFMNIVTGKLMPDEGNVIWSNNVRVGYMDQHAALMKGQSIRDALRDAFKYLFDLEAEMNSLYEKMGDCTEDELNKMLERTAVIQDMLDHNGFYVIDPKVEEVAKGLGLLDLGLDKDVDDLSGGQRTKILLGKLLLQSPDILLLDEPTNYLDEEHIEWLKRYLQSYENAFILISHDVPFINSVVNLIYHVDERKLTRYVGDYDEFQRIYAINKEKLEAAYEKQQKEISRLEDFVARNKANVATANMAKSRQKKLDKMDIIELSKEKPKPEFNFKSARASGKVIFETKDLVIGYDSPLTKPLNLYMERGQKIALVGANGLGKSTLLKSLLGIIKPISGEVHLGDYQYIGYFEQEDRGNNSNTCIDELWQEFPGYTQYQIRAALAKCGLTTKQLESQIRVLSGGEAAKVRLCKIINNETNILILDEPTNHLDVDAKDELKRALKEYKGTILLVSHEPEFYRNIITETWNCEDWTTKII
- a CDS encoding YjdF family protein produces the protein MITIIKLTVLFDDPFWIGVFESIKNGEYKVCKVTFGSEPKDEEVYELILKKFYRLNFSSPVLSDDFKSPAKPNPKRLQRSIRKEVNVKGIGTKAQIAMQLQHEQSKIVRKQKSKEQKEQEEQRKFELRKNKKLEKHKGH